The proteins below come from a single Nocardioides eburneiflavus genomic window:
- a CDS encoding NAD(P)/FAD-dependent oxidoreductase: MPPHWLLSRRTLRKFEEYEMKFQSQWLGTLPQGRVEPSKTSAVGLADALPPAAETPWSRSLWLEGVVPNLTPREQLSGDHTCDVAIVGAGFAGLWTAYYLKAADPSLRVTVIEAEIAGFGAAGRNGGFVSAGIAGSGARYARRSGWDAVLRAERETHHGVDEIGRVISEERIDCGYKKGGALTLATTDPQAQRVRARVEAKHGFGLGPEDIRLLTAEECAELVPGAAGVVAGCFTPHVARVDPARLARGLADACERLGVTIFEQTRAERVSPKVVQCGNGRVTADVVVRATESYTIRERGHRRSFLPLYSLMVATEPLSQETWDELGWRDGLGVADMRHLYYYSQRTIDGRIALGGRGAPYRLTDPLSPQNEQDAGVFQRLCETLREAFPAASQARITHHWGGSLAVPRDWCMRTTFDGKTGLGFVGAFGGHGVVAANISGRTMRDLILGQSTDLTSLPWVGYRSRSWEPEPLRFVAARLITKTLEASDAYEERTGKPAKRARLVKPFLPPG, from the coding sequence ATGCCTCCGCACTGGCTGCTTAGCCGCCGCACACTACGCAAATTTGAGGAGTACGAAATGAAGTTCCAGTCCCAATGGCTCGGCACCCTGCCACAGGGGCGCGTCGAGCCCTCCAAGACCAGCGCGGTAGGACTCGCCGACGCGCTTCCACCAGCAGCCGAAACCCCGTGGTCGCGGAGTCTGTGGCTCGAGGGGGTCGTCCCGAACCTCACGCCGAGAGAGCAGTTGTCGGGCGACCACACCTGTGATGTCGCTATCGTCGGTGCTGGCTTCGCCGGACTTTGGACGGCCTACTACCTCAAGGCCGCCGACCCCTCCCTGCGGGTCACCGTGATCGAGGCCGAAATCGCGGGATTCGGCGCGGCCGGTCGCAACGGCGGCTTCGTCTCAGCGGGCATTGCGGGCAGCGGGGCGCGCTACGCACGACGTAGCGGGTGGGACGCCGTCCTGCGAGCCGAGCGCGAGACCCACCACGGGGTCGACGAGATCGGCCGGGTGATCTCTGAGGAGCGGATCGACTGCGGCTACAAGAAGGGGGGTGCGCTGACCTTGGCGACCACCGATCCACAGGCGCAGCGCGTCCGTGCCAGGGTCGAGGCGAAGCACGGTTTCGGACTCGGTCCCGAGGACATCAGGCTGCTGACCGCCGAGGAGTGTGCCGAGCTCGTCCCCGGGGCAGCCGGTGTTGTCGCCGGATGCTTCACCCCGCATGTCGCTCGCGTCGACCCCGCGCGGCTTGCTCGCGGGCTCGCCGACGCCTGCGAGCGGCTCGGTGTCACGATCTTTGAGCAGACCCGGGCAGAACGCGTGAGCCCGAAGGTGGTGCAGTGCGGCAACGGACGGGTCACGGCCGATGTCGTGGTGCGAGCCACGGAGTCCTACACGATCCGGGAGCGGGGTCACCGACGCAGCTTCCTGCCCCTCTACTCCCTGATGGTCGCCACCGAGCCCCTCTCACAGGAGACCTGGGATGAGCTCGGGTGGCGAGACGGTCTCGGGGTCGCGGACATGAGGCATCTCTACTACTACTCCCAGCGCACGATCGACGGCCGGATCGCCCTGGGCGGCCGCGGAGCGCCGTACCGACTGACCGACCCCCTGTCACCCCAAAACGAGCAGGACGCCGGAGTCTTCCAGCGTCTGTGCGAGACCCTGCGCGAAGCGTTTCCTGCCGCGTCGCAGGCTCGCATCACCCATCACTGGGGTGGGTCCCTGGCCGTGCCACGCGACTGGTGCATGAGGACGACGTTCGACGGCAAGACAGGGCTGGGATTCGTGGGTGCGTTCGGCGGTCACGGTGTCGTCGCCGCCAACATCTCCGGCCGCACGATGCGCGACCTGATCCTGGGCCAGAGCACGGACCTGACGTCGCTTCCCTGGGTTGGCTACCGCAGCCGGAGCTGGGAGCCCGAGCCCCTTCGGTTCGTCGCCGCCAGGCTCATCACCAAGACTCTCGAGGCCTCCGATGCCTACGAGGAGCGCACCGGCAAGCCGGCCAAGCGGGCACGGCTGGTGAAGCCGTTCCTGCCACCGGGCTAG
- a CDS encoding amino acid ABC transporter ATP-binding protein → MNAEGTIVGRKLCKSFGSNHVLRGIDFEVEAGEISCIIGPSGSGKSTLLRCLNGLETLDRGVLKVNGEHFGYVEHPHAFHALSARRLARQRTRIGMVFQQFNLFPNLTALDNVMVGPVQVKKAARAQAREHARALLAKVGLSQCEKQYPAQLSGGQQQRVAIARALAMEPSILLFDEPTSALDPEKVGEVLDVMRDLAGAGMTMVVVTHEMGFAREVANNLLFMDDGIVVERGDARAVLSDPRERRTQEFLERVL, encoded by the coding sequence GTGAACGCCGAAGGAACCATCGTCGGTCGCAAGCTCTGCAAGAGCTTCGGCAGCAACCACGTGCTGCGTGGGATCGACTTCGAGGTCGAGGCGGGGGAGATCTCCTGCATCATCGGCCCGAGCGGCTCGGGCAAGTCGACGCTCTTGCGCTGCCTGAACGGGCTGGAGACCCTGGACCGCGGTGTGCTCAAGGTGAACGGGGAGCACTTCGGCTACGTCGAGCACCCGCATGCCTTCCACGCACTGAGCGCACGGCGCCTGGCCCGGCAGCGCACCCGGATCGGCATGGTCTTCCAGCAGTTCAACCTCTTCCCCAACCTGACCGCGCTGGACAACGTGATGGTCGGGCCGGTCCAGGTCAAGAAGGCCGCCCGAGCCCAGGCGCGTGAACACGCACGCGCGCTACTGGCGAAGGTGGGGCTCAGCCAATGCGAGAAGCAGTACCCGGCACAGCTATCAGGCGGTCAACAGCAACGCGTCGCGATCGCCCGGGCCCTGGCCATGGAACCAAGCATCCTGCTCTTCGACGAGCCGACCAGCGCCCTGGACCCGGAAAAGGTCGGCGAGGTCCTCGACGTCATGCGCGACCTGGCCGGCGCCGGAATGACCATGGTCGTGGTCACCCACGAGATGGGCTTCGCCCGAGAGGTCGCGAACAACCTGCTCTTCATGGACGACGGCATCGTCGTAGAACGCGGAGACGCACGCGCCGTACTGTCCGACCCCCGCGAACGCCGCACCCAAGAGTTCCTCGAACGAGTCCTCTGA
- a CDS encoding VIT1/CCC1 transporter family protein, translating into MTQTTLSLSGPAEVGHVHADVSGGWLRASVFGAMDGLVTNIALVSGVGAAGANPRFIVLTGMAGLVAGAFSMAMGEYASVKTQNEQVDREWAREVDEIRTNPEMEELELAHMFADMGMGEKTALAAAREIHADPERAALVHVTHELGLDPEDKPSPKVAAISSFLTFSLGALVPLIPFLLGFASLAAGLIVGAIGLFVAGAVASLATSQRWWWSATRQLMFGVLAAGATYLVGLAIGVNAS; encoded by the coding sequence ATGACTCAAACCACACTTTCCCTTTCTGGTCCTGCCGAGGTAGGACATGTCCACGCCGACGTTTCCGGTGGATGGCTGCGCGCATCTGTGTTCGGTGCGATGGACGGTCTGGTGACCAACATCGCGTTGGTTTCAGGCGTAGGTGCCGCCGGTGCCAACCCACGTTTCATCGTGCTCACCGGCATGGCGGGTCTCGTCGCAGGGGCGTTTTCAATGGCAATGGGTGAATACGCATCGGTAAAGACCCAAAATGAACAGGTCGATCGCGAATGGGCGCGCGAGGTCGATGAGATCCGCACTAATCCGGAAATGGAGGAGCTCGAGCTCGCGCACATGTTTGCCGACATGGGAATGGGCGAAAAGACCGCGCTCGCGGCGGCCCGTGAGATCCATGCGGACCCTGAGCGGGCGGCGCTCGTGCACGTCACCCACGAGCTCGGCCTGGACCCGGAGGACAAGCCGTCCCCCAAGGTCGCCGCGATCTCATCCTTCCTCACCTTCTCGCTGGGCGCCCTCGTGCCCCTGATCCCGTTCCTGCTCGGCTTCGCCTCGCTCGCAGCCGGCCTGATCGTGGGTGCGATCGGACTCTTCGTCGCCGGCGCGGTCGCGTCTCTCGCCACCAGCCAGCGCTGGTGGTGGAGCGCCACCCGTCAGCTCATGTTCGGTGTGCTGGCCGCCGGTGCAACGTACCTGGTGGGCCTCGCCATCGGCGTGAACGCGAGCTGA
- a CDS encoding LysR substrate-binding domain-containing protein codes for MRWAALPPLNALLPFEATVRHASMTAAAQELHVTHGAVSRQVQNLERSLGTSLFERQTRALRPTPQARQLAAVIRDALDQIDAAGQQISHRTPTGPLTLSCEPTLLMRWLIPRLPELAAEVPDAAVHLSAAGGPVSFERDDVDLAIRRDDFLFAEGASRTRLFEERIGPVCRPDLAPPLAAAGCVSQVALLHTATRPEAWDDWRRITGLKAEPASEQTLEHFYLTVQAAAAGVGVAIAPFAVVCDDLARGQLVAPFGFVPDGTSYHLLSRQPPEQDGRVRQLTAWLQAKARELENDSEPA; via the coding sequence ATGAGATGGGCGGCCCTTCCTCCGTTGAATGCGCTGCTCCCCTTCGAAGCGACCGTCCGGCACGCGAGCATGACCGCGGCGGCCCAAGAGCTGCACGTCACGCACGGCGCGGTCAGCCGACAGGTCCAGAACCTCGAACGATCCCTCGGGACGTCACTGTTCGAGCGACAGACGCGCGCCTTGCGCCCGACCCCCCAGGCTCGTCAGCTGGCCGCCGTCATCCGGGACGCGCTCGATCAGATCGATGCGGCAGGCCAGCAGATCTCACATCGCACACCCACGGGACCGCTCACCCTCTCGTGTGAGCCCACCCTCCTGATGCGGTGGCTCATTCCCCGGCTCCCCGAGCTGGCCGCGGAGGTGCCGGACGCCGCCGTCCACCTGTCCGCAGCCGGTGGCCCGGTCTCCTTCGAACGGGACGACGTCGACCTCGCCATCCGCCGAGACGACTTCCTGTTCGCCGAGGGGGCGAGCCGGACTCGCTTGTTCGAGGAGCGGATCGGACCGGTCTGTCGGCCCGATCTCGCGCCGCCCCTCGCCGCAGCGGGCTGCGTCTCGCAGGTGGCCCTTCTGCACACCGCCACCCGACCAGAGGCATGGGACGACTGGCGACGCATCACCGGCTTGAAGGCAGAGCCGGCCTCCGAGCAGACGCTGGAGCACTTCTATCTAACCGTCCAGGCCGCTGCGGCCGGCGTCGGAGTCGCCATCGCGCCGTTCGCCGTCGTGTGCGACGACCTCGCGCGAGGGCAGCTCGTCGCACCCTTCGGGTTCGTCCCCGACGGCACCAGCTACCACCTCCTCAGCCGGCAACCACCCGAGCAGGACGGCCGCGTCCGCCAGCTGACCGCATGGCTGCAGGCGAAGGCGAGAGAGCTCGAGAACGATTCCGAACCGGCATAA
- the ald gene encoding alanine dehydrogenase gives MRISTVKEIKTREARVGIVPAGVAVLVQDGHDVFVERDAGAVAGFSDADYEDAGAKLVDQAEAWANAELLVKVKEPIAEEYQFLREDLTLFTYLHLAADRPLTEALLNARTLGIAYETVQDSTGLPLLTPMSEIAGRLAAHAAATYLTAPEGGPGRLLGGSPGVAPCRVVVIGGGVVGTQAALLALGMQAEVTVLDTSGTRIRELDNLLNGRARVVMSDPATLAHELSTADVVIGAVLVPGKAAPQVVSRGDLALLRQGALLIDVAIDQGGAFETSRPTTYADPIYEVDGVRHYCVANMPGGVPQSSTRALTNATFPHLRRLASLGPYRTIVEDPVLASGVNTCGGAIIHAGVAEALPELPHASLGSMLSI, from the coding sequence ATGCGTATCTCGACCGTCAAGGAGATCAAGACGAGGGAGGCTCGCGTCGGCATCGTTCCGGCCGGCGTCGCGGTCCTCGTACAAGACGGCCACGACGTCTTCGTGGAGCGCGACGCCGGTGCGGTCGCTGGCTTCTCGGACGCGGACTATGAGGATGCCGGCGCCAAACTGGTCGATCAGGCCGAGGCCTGGGCGAACGCCGAACTGCTGGTCAAGGTCAAGGAGCCCATCGCCGAGGAGTACCAGTTCCTGCGCGAAGACCTGACGCTGTTCACCTACCTGCACCTCGCCGCAGACCGTCCGCTGACAGAGGCCCTGCTGAACGCAAGGACGCTGGGGATCGCGTACGAGACCGTGCAGGACAGCACCGGTCTGCCGCTGCTCACCCCGATGAGCGAGATTGCCGGCCGGCTCGCCGCACACGCGGCGGCTACCTACCTCACCGCGCCCGAAGGGGGCCCGGGTCGCCTGCTGGGCGGTTCGCCAGGCGTCGCCCCGTGTCGGGTGGTGGTCATCGGCGGCGGCGTCGTTGGCACTCAGGCCGCGCTTCTCGCGCTGGGTATGCAGGCGGAGGTCACCGTGCTCGACACGTCCGGGACCAGGATCCGAGAACTCGACAACCTGCTGAACGGGCGCGCCCGCGTCGTGATGAGCGACCCCGCCACGCTCGCCCACGAGCTCAGCACGGCCGACGTCGTCATCGGCGCCGTTCTGGTCCCCGGCAAGGCGGCACCCCAGGTGGTCTCCCGCGGTGATCTCGCTCTACTGCGTCAGGGTGCCCTGCTCATCGATGTCGCCATCGACCAGGGCGGGGCATTCGAGACATCACGGCCCACCACCTACGCCGACCCGATCTACGAGGTCGACGGTGTCCGGCACTACTGCGTCGCGAACATGCCCGGCGGCGTACCGCAGAGCTCGACTCGCGCGCTCACCAACGCGACGTTCCCACACCTGCGGCGGCTCGCGAGCCTCGGGCCGTATCGGACCATCGTCGAGGACCCGGTACTGGCGTCGGGGGTGAACACCTGCGGCGGGGCGATCATCCACGCTGGAGTTGCAGAAGCCCTGCCTGAACTTCCGCACGCTTCCCTCGGGTCGATGTTGAGCATCTGA
- the pdxA gene encoding 4-hydroxythreonine-4-phosphate dehydrogenase PdxA — MTPIAITMGDPCGIGPEITLKACADPQRTVPVLVIGDVEVLARANEIVGTNLTIRPVASVDQAELAPGTVDVLAASSLPADLSWGALDARAGAASFEYVRRGIELAMANEIRALVTAPINKEALRMAGVPYPGHTEILADLSGTTHYAMMLATDELRTVLVTVHESLRTAIDAITTDRVLDIIRLTHSTLQRSGLPMPRIAVAGLNPHAGENGLFGREDLDIIAPAIAAAQSEGIEASGPWPADTIFMRARTGSFDVVVAQYHDQGLIPIKYLGIEHGVNITIGLPFVRTSVDHGTAFDIAGLGTADHTSLLAALTHADRLSSGAPARR; from the coding sequence ATGACACCGATCGCCATCACCATGGGTGACCCCTGCGGAATCGGCCCCGAGATCACGCTCAAGGCGTGTGCCGATCCCCAACGGACAGTGCCCGTCCTCGTCATCGGCGACGTGGAGGTCCTCGCCCGCGCCAACGAGATCGTTGGCACGAACCTGACCATCCGCCCTGTCGCATCGGTCGACCAGGCGGAGCTCGCACCCGGCACTGTGGACGTCCTTGCCGCGAGCAGCCTTCCGGCTGACCTGTCCTGGGGCGCCCTCGACGCCCGTGCCGGAGCGGCGTCCTTCGAGTACGTGCGCCGCGGCATCGAGCTGGCGATGGCCAACGAGATTCGCGCTCTCGTCACCGCGCCGATCAACAAGGAAGCACTCCGCATGGCCGGAGTCCCCTATCCCGGGCACACCGAGATCCTGGCCGACCTGTCCGGCACAACGCACTACGCGATGATGCTGGCCACCGACGAGCTCCGGACGGTCCTGGTCACCGTGCACGAGTCTCTCCGCACCGCAATCGACGCGATCACCACGGACCGCGTGCTCGACATCATCCGCCTCACCCACAGCACACTGCAGCGCAGCGGCTTGCCCATGCCCCGCATCGCCGTCGCCGGCCTCAACCCCCATGCAGGGGAGAACGGCCTGTTCGGCAGGGAGGACCTGGACATCATCGCCCCGGCCATCGCGGCAGCGCAGAGCGAAGGCATCGAGGCCAGCGGCCCCTGGCCCGCTGACACCATCTTCATGCGAGCCCGCACCGGCTCCTTCGACGTGGTGGTCGCGCAGTACCACGACCAGGGCCTCATCCCCATCAAGTACCTCGGGATCGAGCACGGCGTGAACATCACCATCGGCCTCCCCTTCGTCCGCACCAGCGTCGACCACGGCACCGCCTTCGACATCGCCGGTCTCGGCACGGCCGACCACACCAGCCTGCTCGCCGCCCTGACCCACGCCGACCGGTTGTCCTCAGGGGCACCGGCCCGCCGATGA
- a CDS encoding ABC transporter substrate-binding protein, whose protein sequence is MAVVAAVLMLSGCGGGSKAQGREVGAGEHTDDISSGVEVDAGAAALVPADVKEEGVLLVAMDLTSPPSEFLASDNKTPIGFNPDMARLIAKKLGLELKMENVKFDTIIPGLEGGRYDLTVSSMAVTEDRMKVLDMIDYVSNGSSIAVGDGNPDGLTPDTLCGRSIGVQSGSVQEIERLPLLSAETCDAKGKPAIKGVSLPSVQDALTQVASGRIDGVFYDTTSLSWADKQQPGTFEVLTPQVNSNDNAVALGKGSALTPAVQAALQSIIDSPIYADALERWGFDGLGIDEATMSVAEEE, encoded by the coding sequence GTGGCGGTTGTTGCCGCGGTGCTGATGCTGAGTGGGTGTGGGGGTGGTTCGAAGGCTCAGGGCCGCGAGGTCGGGGCCGGCGAGCACACCGATGACATCTCCAGCGGGGTGGAGGTCGATGCCGGCGCTGCGGCGCTGGTGCCTGCGGATGTGAAGGAGGAGGGTGTCCTCCTGGTCGCCATGGATCTGACGAGCCCCCCGTCGGAGTTCTTGGCCTCGGACAACAAGACGCCGATCGGGTTCAACCCGGACATGGCGCGGCTGATCGCGAAGAAGCTCGGCCTGGAGCTGAAGATGGAGAACGTCAAGTTCGACACGATCATCCCGGGCCTTGAGGGCGGTCGGTATGACCTGACGGTGTCCTCGATGGCGGTGACCGAGGACCGGATGAAGGTGCTCGACATGATCGACTACGTGAGCAATGGCTCGTCGATCGCAGTCGGGGATGGCAACCCGGACGGCCTGACTCCCGACACGTTGTGTGGGAGAAGCATCGGCGTGCAGTCGGGTTCGGTGCAGGAGATCGAGCGGCTTCCGTTGCTGTCCGCTGAGACGTGCGACGCGAAGGGGAAGCCGGCGATCAAGGGGGTCTCGTTGCCCAGCGTGCAGGATGCGCTGACCCAGGTCGCCTCGGGGCGGATCGACGGGGTCTTCTACGACACCACGTCCCTGAGCTGGGCGGACAAGCAGCAGCCGGGAACCTTCGAGGTACTCACCCCCCAGGTGAACTCGAACGACAACGCGGTGGCGCTCGGCAAGGGCTCCGCGCTCACGCCGGCTGTCCAGGCGGCGCTTCAGTCGATCATCGACAGCCCGATCTATGCGGATGCCCTCGAGCGTTGGGGATTCGACGGGCTCGGGATCGACGAGGCGACGATGTCCGTCGCCGAGGAGGAGTGA
- a CDS encoding four-carbon acid sugar kinase family protein → MTSSNDVLSRIAILADDLTSAGDGAAPFRQAGHDARIFLTPTAEPSRHAVGVSAFDLGSRVLDEDAAIVRIKRAARRNASADVLLKTVDSTLRGHVAAELRSAWAGSRKRAAILAPAFPAEGRVTVAGVQYVRGVPVHESDYGRDPAHPVRCSDLATLFPDAVLSQRDEAAELPELVDNGNLIVYSASEDGDLDVLVAAVPRLDEVLWVGSPGLAAALARRCARASGSAGRLPARARRPLIVVGSTNPASRRQLTELLARGDVQGVTVGVDPTPAVEALRRATAPILAVQTPGERHTPQTAHALARSQAAVVQALTEDLTVDALVITGGETATTVLEPLGATGIDLLDEPEPGVVRGSLTGPLPIPVLIKAGGFGDDALLLRLCHLVRHQPDLGEDA, encoded by the coding sequence ATGACGTCAAGCAACGACGTGCTGTCGCGCATCGCCATCCTCGCCGATGACCTCACGAGCGCCGGGGACGGTGCCGCGCCGTTCCGCCAGGCAGGCCACGACGCCCGCATCTTCCTCACCCCCACCGCAGAGCCGTCGCGGCACGCCGTCGGCGTGAGCGCGTTCGACCTGGGGAGCCGTGTGCTGGACGAGGACGCCGCCATTGTACGCATCAAGCGGGCCGCCCGCCGGAACGCCAGCGCCGACGTGCTCCTCAAGACCGTGGACTCAACCCTGCGCGGTCACGTCGCGGCAGAGCTCCGGTCTGCATGGGCGGGATCGCGCAAGCGTGCCGCCATCCTCGCCCCCGCCTTCCCCGCTGAGGGCAGAGTGACGGTGGCCGGCGTCCAGTACGTACGGGGGGTACCCGTCCACGAGAGTGACTATGGCCGTGACCCGGCACATCCCGTGCGGTGCTCGGACCTCGCAACATTATTCCCGGACGCCGTTCTCTCGCAGCGGGATGAGGCAGCCGAGCTGCCCGAGCTGGTCGACAACGGCAACCTGATCGTCTACTCCGCCTCCGAAGATGGCGACCTCGACGTCCTGGTGGCCGCGGTACCGCGACTCGACGAGGTCTTGTGGGTGGGCTCCCCAGGGCTGGCGGCCGCCCTTGCCCGAAGGTGTGCACGTGCCTCGGGCAGCGCTGGACGACTGCCCGCTCGGGCCCGACGTCCCCTGATCGTGGTCGGCAGCACCAACCCGGCATCCCGACGGCAGCTGACCGAGCTGCTCGCCCGCGGCGACGTCCAGGGTGTCACCGTCGGCGTCGACCCGACGCCCGCCGTGGAGGCGCTGCGACGCGCGACGGCCCCCATCCTCGCCGTGCAGACACCGGGTGAACGCCACACTCCGCAGACCGCACACGCACTCGCCCGCTCTCAGGCGGCCGTCGTCCAGGCGCTGACCGAGGACCTCACGGTCGACGCTCTCGTGATCACCGGGGGAGAAACCGCCACCACCGTGCTCGAGCCCCTTGGCGCCACCGGCATCGACCTGCTCGACGAGCCCGAACCCGGCGTCGTCCGCGGATCCTTGACCGGCCCACTCCCCATTCCCGTGCTGATCAAGGCCGGCGGCTTCGGCGACGACGCCTTGCTCCTGCGCCTGTGCCACCTCGTCCGACACCAACCCGACCTAGGAGAAGATGCATGA
- a CDS encoding HisA/HisF-related TIM barrel protein, with the protein MDFIFMLTRDDRTVTDCLEVLDTIEDLGITHIGFKDIGVDPSTLAKLHSRIKDMGATTYLEVVSTNRDQALASVRTATDLGVDWLMGGTWIEETLDLLRGTSIGYLPFPGEPVGHPTRLAGDPDRIADDCRRAEAAGCAGVDLLAYRATDADPLDLVRAARAATTGRLVVAGSITGIDQIQALAAAGVDAFTIGSAAFDGSLQPHAGTLRAQLAPVVGL; encoded by the coding sequence ATGGACTTCATCTTCATGCTCACCCGCGACGACCGCACCGTCACCGACTGCCTCGAGGTGCTCGACACCATCGAGGACCTCGGCATCACCCACATCGGGTTCAAGGACATCGGCGTCGACCCCAGCACCCTCGCCAAGCTCCACAGCCGCATCAAGGACATGGGCGCCACCACCTACCTCGAGGTCGTCAGCACCAATCGGGACCAGGCTCTTGCCTCGGTGCGGACGGCCACCGACCTCGGCGTCGACTGGCTGATGGGCGGCACCTGGATCGAGGAGACCCTCGACCTCCTGCGGGGGACGTCGATCGGCTACCTGCCCTTCCCGGGAGAACCAGTGGGGCACCCCACTCGCCTCGCCGGCGACCCCGACCGCATCGCCGATGACTGCCGACGAGCGGAGGCTGCTGGCTGCGCCGGCGTCGACCTGCTGGCATACCGCGCCACCGACGCCGACCCTCTCGACCTGGTCCGCGCCGCCCGCGCCGCCACGACCGGCCGGCTGGTCGTCGCCGGCTCCATCACCGGTATCGACCAGATCCAGGCACTCGCAGCGGCCGGGGTCGACGCCTTCACCATCGGATCCGCCGCCTTCGACGGGTCGCTGCAGCCGCACGCCGGCACCCTCCGGGCCCAGCTGGCCCCGGTGGTCGGCCTGTAG
- a CDS encoding amino acid ABC transporter permease, whose translation MAASVRDAATLNGKEPTMLETLGEDKPRLRLRRPVDYLSWVLTVGLLAGLAYTLVTNENYRWPVVLEYFTAASIISGIGITLILTITSMVLGILLGLVLAIMRASSQPPVSALARLYITFFRGTPVLVQLIFWFNLAALYPRLSIGVPGTDISMPVNVNQLLSPMTAAIIGLTLNQAAYMAEIIRGGFAAVGRGQLEAAESLGMHGFTKLRIVVIPQTMPSIIPPTGNQFIGMLKETSLVSVLGVADLLQSAQSIYARTYETIPLLIVASLWYLIMTMTLSVPQSMIERHFSRSTRVPRSSRSATGTAARPVLEVAPKESLL comes from the coding sequence GTGGCCGCCTCCGTCCGGGACGCGGCCACCCTTAACGGAAAGGAACCGACCATGTTGGAGACATTGGGGGAGGACAAGCCCCGCCTTCGACTCAGGCGACCGGTGGATTATCTGTCGTGGGTGTTGACGGTCGGCCTCCTCGCGGGGCTGGCGTACACCCTGGTCACGAACGAGAATTATCGATGGCCGGTCGTGCTGGAGTACTTCACGGCCGCGTCGATCATCAGCGGGATCGGGATCACGCTGATCCTGACCATCACCAGCATGGTTCTTGGGATTCTCCTCGGCTTGGTGCTGGCGATCATGCGCGCGTCCTCCCAACCCCCGGTGTCTGCGTTGGCGCGGCTGTACATCACGTTCTTTCGAGGCACCCCGGTGCTGGTCCAGTTGATCTTCTGGTTCAACCTCGCCGCGCTGTATCCCCGCCTCTCGATCGGCGTGCCCGGTACCGACATCTCGATGCCGGTGAACGTCAACCAGCTGCTCAGCCCGATGACGGCGGCGATCATCGGCCTGACCCTGAACCAGGCGGCCTACATGGCCGAGATCATCCGCGGCGGCTTTGCCGCGGTGGGGCGCGGGCAGCTCGAGGCCGCCGAGTCCCTGGGCATGCACGGGTTCACGAAACTCCGGATCGTGGTGATCCCCCAGACGATGCCCTCGATCATCCCGCCTACCGGGAACCAGTTCATCGGCATGCTCAAGGAGACCTCGCTGGTCAGCGTCCTCGGGGTCGCCGACCTGTTGCAGAGTGCGCAGTCGATCTACGCCCGGACCTACGAGACCATCCCGCTGCTCATCGTGGCCAGCCTCTGGTACCTGATCATGACCATGACCCTGAGCGTCCCGCAGTCGATGATCGAGCGGCACTTCTCCCGGTCCACCCGTGTTCCCCGCTCGAGCCGCTCGGCCACTGGCACAGCCGCTCGCCCCGTTCTCGAGGTCGCACCGAAGGAGTCGTTGCTGTGA